The sequence below is a genomic window from Ctenopharyngodon idella isolate HZGC_01 chromosome 11, HZGC01, whole genome shotgun sequence.
CGCTGTGCGATTATAAATAGAGTACCGGTGAAAGCATGCGAGATGAGCTGCAGCGTCCTTCTGCGAGCAGTGCATGAACTTCTTGAGAAGGATGCTACCTCAGGCTCTGAAGGTGTCCGGCAGGAGCGCGTTTCCGCTGCTCAGGTGTGCGGAGCGGTGGGCTGACGTCATCCCCGCGCCTCCGTCACAGCAGGTGAAGACGCTCGAGCAGATGCCCGGACCTTCAGTCGCGGGCTTCGTGTGGGATCTGTTCTTCAGACGCGGACTGTCTCGCCTCCATCAGCTGCAGGTGCGCAGATCTTCTGCTGTTTTTTGGTGCTCAAACTCGATTTATCTTCTAGGATCTTATTCGATTCCTGTTTGAGCTGCATCCAAGTATTGATacttaagtttattttattttaaaagggaCAGTGAACATGTAAATGTGCCATATCTTCATCTGCAGTTCCTTGCTTATGACACTTTCTGTTACAATGGCAGAAAGTACAAACAGAtctagtgcattttcatgtataaagacCTAATTTATTGCCtactaatttaaattatatgtcATTCcaatttataatggctattatttGGGAAATATTTGGTATCTGTTAAGTTACATTGATGTTCTCTCTATAGTACTgcaatgttaaatatattatttatttatttatttatttaaatcaaagtatttattgtttacttatttattttaatcttattttttaaatatttattcatttattttaaaccagTTTGCATTGCatctaatttatattaattattcattttaattattattcattataataacactttttttttttttccccctcataaCTTTTCTGTGGATCCCAgcttaaacaatgttttttccacccttaattaattagtttaaaCCTGACACCCAATCATGTTGATTGTTTCTCTGTGTATTAGTGTAGATCTGAATAAAGTAAGCATATTAATGATATGTGACTCCATTTGAAGGTGGAGGGCAGGAAGAAGTACGGACCCATGTGGAAGGCCAGCTTCGGACCCATCTTGACGGTTCATGTGGCGGAGCCGGAGCTGATCGAGCAGGTCCTGAGGCAGGAGGGACAGCAGCCCATGCGCTCTGACCTCTCATCCTGGAAGGATTACCGGCAGCTCCGGGGAGAAGGATACGGACTCCTGACAGCGTGGGTGCAAGCGCTCTGTCATACAAGCTTTCCTTTGatcgcagttttttttttttttaaatctttgcaGCAAGGCTGTATCTCTCAGTCTACACAAGAGAATTTACTccattatgactttatttctgacaTGGAACATGCTAAACCTTTCCATATGATAACTGACAacctccaaaaaggacaaagggcatcataaaataatgttgttttagaggattagttcacttcaggaTTAAAATTACCTGatcattttctcacccccatgtcaaccaagatgtttatgtctttctttagtCAAAAAGAAagtttctgaggaaaacattccaggatttttctccatatagtggacttcactggggttcaacgggttgaaggtccaaatgtcagtttcagtgcagcttcaaagagctctacacgatcccagacgaggaataagagtcttatctagagaaaccatcggccattttctaaagaaaataaaaattatatactttttaaccacaaatgctcgtcttgcactgctctgtgatgtgccacgcatgacgtaatcacgttggaaaggtggGGGGCACTACAGTGGTGAAAAGTACTCCTAAACCGTTAGAcgtaggctcaagtgtcttattttgtgaaattggattttttgaaaaacctacttttgtccttttgattttagtcctaggtttttggctcgatcggaaccaaaccagtgcagccaGATtttctggagtctgattgtcaagtgttatcaaaaaaagtttacatttcGATTCACAGTCTCTAAGGGGCGCCAAAACATTCAAAAGTGGGCGGAGCTGCTTtaactaaaatggctataattTGTGAACAGAATTAGATATTCACCAATCTCAGCACACGTGTGTGTATGGGCTCAATCTCTggtcatgtgaaaaaaaaaattgtggcgATTGGCCATTTGGTGCTGCtataacagggaaaaaaaacttgaaaactGCTATAACTACTTTACTTGAAAATAGGCATgcggtgtctttgtccaaggtgccattgtttatgaggacattgttgtatctcaaaaaacatgtccgccatcggccaatgaattttgagcagctatcagacaaggttaattGAGGCTGATCAGAACGAAACCCGCTGGGTCTGTATAACTcgcggccctagaggcctgtaaGAAATTCGAAAGGAATCAGCCACTGGAGGGCGCCTTCgcattttttttacatgcatAAAGGATTATATATCACGTGACTTTTTGCACACGCCCACAACATTTGACATGACATGGTAGAAatctcattctgagcaactttgacTCGAAGACCACTGCTGTCCTtcgacttatttaaaaaaactttgcCGAACTATTCCTAGGtctttggctcaacctcgataactgttatAAGCTTTAAAAACTacatatttcctatggtaaattagctgtaaattgtcttttccatctatgatctggATGATTACAgacttgctaattaaaacattatcattatcacagacaaggcttgagctagtcctagactaaaatgcatgtttgagctgttttaacttaaaatacctTGTActgacatttcttaaaatatgtcagtgccattgttttgtctcaagatgcacaccagtaatgtgtttttgtagtgaacatttataaaagctacttaaattgatctaaggcctaatcctggcttaggctaagccctgtctgtgaaaccgggcctaaacctttttatgcatgtgcttaaaggccttaaagcactTGAACACCGATAACTGCTGCTCACagctatattttttgtttgttttgtttttgcaattgTTATCATTGTAGTCATCGCCTTCATTAATCCTTCTGTCTGTGTTGACAGTGAAGGCGAGGAGTGGCAGAACGTGCGGCGTCTGCTGGGGAAGCACATGTTACGACCTAAAGCCGTGGAGGCGTATGACCGCACACTGAACTCTGTCGTCACTGACCTCATCGAGAAACTCAAGCTACGCAAGCAGCAGAACTCCAGCGGCGTCGTCACCGACATCTCTGCTGAGTTCTACCGCTTCGGCCTGGAAGGTACATCACACATGCTCATATCACACGGTTTTCAGATGGTATATTGCATGAGATAGTGGAAAAACCACTAAGAGAAAGGGTGTGTTTTTAGCCAATCAGGTGAAGTCATGTCATGTCTTTTCTCTTCTGCTCTTCCTGCAAGGCATTTCCTCCGTGCTGTTTGAGTCCAGGATCGGCTGCCTCGATCCAGTGGTTCCTGTGGAGACGGAGCGTTTCATCCAGTCCATCAACAGCATGTTTGTACTGACCCTTCTCACTATGGCAATGCCTCAATGGCTCCACCGGCTCCTTCCCAAACCCTGGGACAACTTCTGCCGCTGTTGGGACTACATGTTCCAGTTTGGTGAGTGTCGCAAAGTGTAATAGAAAGTAAAGTGGTCCTGTGTTAAAATTCAGAATTGATTTGAACCATCATAACTTAGCTTAAATCCATAGCTTAAATCCTTGAAATGTCATGTGGATGTTTTTCATCTGTACTGTGATTCtgtgtgagattttgaagctctTTCTGTCATCATAGCAAAAGGACACATCAAGCAGCGTCTTCAGGAGGAAAAGCAGAAGCTGGCACGAGGAGAGCAGTTAGAGGGACGCTACCTAACGTACTATCTGTCTCAGGCCGGTGTGCCGCTGAAATCTGTGTACAGCAATGTGACCGAGCTGCTTCTCGCTGGCGTTGACACGGTAAGAATCACCTTTATCATCCCTTTGACAACAGCTTCAGTGATGCTCCTGCATTAAACAGGTAttttgcagctcctctcttcccagtctgtcagtaacgctctgtttagttcctgtctctatgaagcccctccttctgaaaagcacaatgtgctctgattggtcggctggagcagagtgttgtgattggtgtttgggaaatgtcccgccccttaccataaccgccagtttcaatgctaccaactcaaccaggccccgcccctttattctgcgtatgaattatttaaatgaggaatattttgaagaaaactcaagactacaatggaggcgtttcagggagttcagaaacagatTCTAGAAAATACTAGAAAAATCTATTTATAATTCAACAGTATTATAAGGGAttgcttggcataaatgtggaGGATTATAAACAAAGCGTGAACAACAGCGCTAagtttttactttgaaatgtgcagccctcacatttatttaaataattcaagcCTTTTGATGTTTAATAATCACATTAGGCTGTATTGAGATGACCAcatttatgttaaatttaaGACCTCTGATATCATTCAAGACTTCTTATGAccttaaattatataaaactgaATTCAAGACCCATATGGACCCTgattaaaaagttttacacCTAAATAAATGAGTATTAGGCTACTTTTGAAAAACTCATGTCTACCAAAATTcatgtcaaagcagctttacggtaataaacaggaaaataacagaatcaatgatgcaaaattcatcaaatatgagactaattctgctgtaaagcagcttttaaaggggacctaatgtccctttcacaagatgtaatataagtctctggtgtctccagaatgttcctgtgaagtttcagctcaaaataccccacagatcatttattatagcttgtcaaatttgcccctatttgggtgtgagcaagaacacgccatttttgtgtgtgtccctttaaatgcaaatgagctgctgctcccggccccctttccagaagagggcggagctttaacagctcgcgcttcagtcgctcaacagcaacaaagctggagaatctcacgcagccaaaatgaggattgtcagtaacggtgttcagccttacattgttcaaaccggagtcgacactgatggagagactcaggaagaagttacaacttttagaatgaaagtgagcgtttctgaatggttagtggataaatttatgtagttgctgtggagttgattcaactcatcgactagcatgtgccgtcatgttaatcttttgtgatgaattgatcctcgtttgtgaagcagttgtagtccctaccagccgtttgttgtagtccttaaaaagcgatttctgtaaaagaaaatatctccctttgcattgaactttgagcgtcgtaactttgcagatgttgtttatgatcaaacagcaacattacacactaactaaagttaaaaaagtgacatcataatcaaccacccttttaaaaaaagacaatagtgtcattattcagatgaACTCACTTTAAGTTTTGGTCATCAAAAACTGCTATTTTTGCATGTCTAAATACGAATTCTTTCTCATTCCCCGCTTTAGATCTCCAGCACGCTGTCGTGGTCGCTGTACGAGCTCTCTCGGCATCCGGACATCCAGAACGCCCTGCGGGATGAGGTTCAGAGCGTGATGAAGGGCCGTACCATCCCAGACGCATGCGATGTTGCTGCTATGCCTCTCATGAAGGCCGTGATGAAGGAAATCCTCAGGTAGAATGAGTGTAGTTTTCAAATACAGTTTATCCATTCTTTTGAGTTCATTACATCAAATTAAGTATTGAAACCTTTCCAGGCTCTATCCTGTAATTCCAGCCAATGCTAGAGTCATCACAGACAAAGATATTAAAGTTGGAGGATATCTCATCCCTAGAAACGTGAGTATAGCTTTTGTGCTGTAAAAGTCTACATTTGCTCTTTGTGAAGCTGGTGTTCACCAGGTGTGTGATCAATCCTTCACAGACTCTGATCACTCTCTGCCACTATGCCACGTCCCGCGACCCTAAACACTTCCGTGATCCGGACGCCTTCGTCCCGCAGCGCTGGTTGAGCCGCTCCGAGGGCAGCCATCCCTACGCCTCTGTTCCTTTTGGCGTGGGCAAACGCAGCTGCATCGGTCGACGCATCGCTGAACTGGAGGTCTACCTGGCGCTTTCTAGGGTACGTGAAATTCTGCAATGAAACGTGCATGTGTGTTATTGTGATTTAAGAGAACAATTCATCCATGCTTGCATTGCTTTTTTTGACTTCGTATTATTTAATCATAATGTAATCACTGGATCTGCCAGTGAAGCGTCAgtcttctctctggtgacgtatACAGGATTCTCTAAGCAGAGTTTATTTCCAACCTGCTTCAGCATACCTGCTTGTGTATTTTCAAGCGATCCTAAAGAGCTCGATTagttggttcaggtgtgtttgattagggttagaAATAAACTCTGCGGGATTGATTTAGTGCACTTAAACTCCGCCCTGCAGCTCATGCTCATCTGTATACACTCTTGAGAGCCACTGATGCTGCTTCACAACTTTAATGGAGAcattttgtctcaagatgcacaccagtattgttttttttgtttttttttttctcaaaggcacgtttataaaagctacttaaatgtcctaattgaactaaggcctaatcctggcttaatctaagccctgtctgtgaaaccaggccattatGTTCTTTGTCCATGCAATAATGCACGTCCCTGAATGAGCGCTTATGTAATTCAACGGCTCAGGTAAAGTTTATGGTATGACCTATTTCGGGGGTGgccaaaattatgattttaaatcaGAGCTAGAAGCGTATCTTCAAATCAACCGGTAAAACGTATCTTCTTATCCCACACACATCTTGTTTGGATGTCCCTCAGTGGGGATCAAGCCTTCTTTAGGGGGGTCAAATCCcaataagctgtttaaaacCAGCATTCACACGATCGATATTGGTCATCCAGATGGTGTAATCCAACATATCTTGTGGAGTGCTCTTggagtatgcatttatttgtcattttaactgtTTGGATTCTGAGCGTAAATGTGGACTTCTTATCCTGTTGCGCCCTCTAAAGGCCATCATCAGTGACTAGTCGATGTCAAGCTTAAAGCGTCATGGCAGAGCATTATAGTCGACTAGCCTGTGCAACCATTAGTTTGTACAACTCAACACAAACATCACACTTTTATTAGCTGCTTTTAACTACAGTGAGTAACAGTGTGCTCTAGGTTTGTGTTTCTTTGATGCATGacacatattatttatttatttttttttctctctcacagaTTTTAATCCACTTCAACGTGGAGCCAGCAAAAGAGGGCGACACAGTCCATCCGATGACCAGAACTCTTCTGGTTCCAGACAGACCGATCAACCTTCGCTTCACTGAGCGCTGATCTAGAGGTCAGAGGTGACCAGGACATGGTGTGACAGAACTGGCCCTCTCTGATGTGGAGATCCAGAGAGCCAGGAGGATGCTGGGATGTCCAGCATCATGAAGGGAAGGAGGCTTGAGGCCGAACCGACCATGTGACTCCTTTCGCAGTTTTGTGCGGATCTGTGTGGACACCAACTCAAAGACTAtggcaaaaaattaaaatgtgaccTCCAATACATTATCCATGCAAACATGAATGTAAGAAAAGCTAAAGATGTCCGTTGTTGGATAAAGTTGCACAGAAAGTACTGTTAGTCTCTTCAGGAATCGCAAGGAGCGTCATTTCAAAACAGAAAAGCGCAGGAATCTACTTACAGCTGTTAATTTATAGACGCTTTTATGCAAAATGAGGAGAGAATTCATGGAGAGGAGCAACTTATGGTCATGGTTTACTGAAAATGAAGATTTGGTGCtaatatgttgtttttgtcaGTTTCTTAAACGTAGCCTTAAGGACGATTGTGTTCCAGTCTATTGTGATGCAATGAAAGATGTCGGCTTTAGAGGCCACagtatggtgcttttttttatctctataaagatacttttttttttttttttttacacacattgTTGTTAACTGTGAAATGCTGAACTGGCATAAGATCAAATCTTAAAAGATCAGCCATTCATACATATTCTGGAATAATATTAGGCTCTAAGTAATTGCTGATAAACCATATGCAGTACAATTAATAAATCACAccatatttgtttattaaatagattacactttatattaggtgtctttaaatactatgtacaaaaaaaaaaaaaaactgggttacattttttggtaacactgtacaataaggtctcatttgttgaGATTAGTTTatgtattaaaggtgcaatgtgtacattttaggaggatctattgacaaaTGCAATATAATGTACAAAagtatgttttcagtggtgtataaagccctttacataatgaactgttttattACCTTacaatgagccatttctatctacatacaccgcagGTCCCCTTACATCGCCGTTTTGTgctggcatgtttctacagtagccctaaaagGACAAAATGCTCTATAGAGTGTGTTTGCTTgtctggctactctctgctgtctcagaggacgacatttttgtcctgtgtcggccacCGTAACTTCtctattgcaattcgcaacctcaccgctagatgccggtaaaatttacacactgcatctTTAAGTAACACGAACTAACaacgagcaatacatttgttactgtatttattaatctttgttaatgttggttaataaaaaatactgctgttcattcattgtttgttcttGTTAGTATACAGTGTGTTAACGGTTacactattaaaataaaaagtttattagtaaatattgaagttaaagtccccctgtggtcaATAAatgtatcccttaaaactcatctttgatcacaaaaatgacatatttaaacgtttttttcctgtgaaaaaaaaattcttcatgccttaaaatagcttgaatgtaagggtctgtttacacgacactgttttcaactaaaaacggaaaacgttttatgtgttttagccgttcatttacacgacaactgcgttttggtggcctgaaaacgcaaacttttgaaaacgggtttcaaagtgcaagtttttgaaatcgCTAACGGTgtcatctccatgtaaactgcAAACACGTGAATCTGTGGAAACAGTGAcggcatgcacatgcgtattacgtgtttagtctatccaccttataGTTTAACATggaagttgtttttttgtgaatatgcaggacttctgatttattagccgctaCAGGGAAAGAAcaagaagaatatcaaagtgcagtaacctgtaaaaataaggtggataggcatgcGCGTTTGCcgcgagtgctctgtaaaagaatgtgtATGCGCAGGCATGTACAcagtaaaatccccagagttcaatcaactctgctcagagtacatatggtccctctctaaatagtgttaaagtaacactgaagcagagttaaagttaatgagataattaagcaattaataaggctgtgactgaagtcagttgtagttcttgtgtttctcttttcttcagtaattctgcttgttaacagcaggtgttcatcactaatgcgcAATCATTacttaattgcttaattatctcattaactttaactctgtttcagtgttattttaacagtatttagagagggaccatatgtactctgagcagaattgatttaactctggagattttgctgtgtagtctttatttacaaaatgacatcgccaactacttatttggcatgtttaatacagcgtttttagtcattttcgcggatccgtCTGAAtggggatagttttgataacattgtcatctgtacaaagaaagaACTTTTCCATtattagtacattgttgtcatgtaaacgtaccctaactctacacccttgcttcatttagtattttCGGATCtttgaatatgataattagccccgcctcttctcactcgcacaagctcagagatccactcggtcaacttactgaggtaaaggCTGCACGAtgatatcattttttacaaagtcagacacataattgtaattaatatgGTTAGCATTTtgcagctaataatgtgttgctaatgttacacgaCTCCCTTGCTTCAGAGCGCttatagttaatgatatgctaaagcccgccggcacgttgatgtgattggttacaaggtagtttgtgacattagaatcaccagcgatttcaaaccgcatctttagatcactgcagttttaaagagaaaatactcagcaatggtgttgacttgcATATAGTTTgtcttaaagtatattaaaaacaccacatagacatataaacaacattaaacacttgaTTTTCAACACAGAATGATTTAACATTAAGATccataaatgctgtagaagtattgtccATTCGtcgttcatgttaactaatgaaaccttattgtaaagtgttaccattttattttaaggtatccttacagtgtaattatacatttaaatattgattaatatt
It includes:
- the LOC127522570 gene encoding 25-hydroxyvitamin D-1 alpha hydroxylase, mitochondrial, with amino-acid sequence MNFLRRMLPQALKVSGRSAFPLLRCAERWADVIPAPPSQQVKTLEQMPGPSVAGFVWDLFFRRGLSRLHQLQVEGRKKYGPMWKASFGPILTVHVAEPELIEQVLRQEGQQPMRSDLSSWKDYRQLRGEGYGLLTAEGEEWQNVRRLLGKHMLRPKAVEAYDRTLNSVVTDLIEKLKLRKQQNSSGVVTDISAEFYRFGLEGISSVLFESRIGCLDPVVPVETERFIQSINSMFVLTLLTMAMPQWLHRLLPKPWDNFCRCWDYMFQFAKGHIKQRLQEEKQKLARGEQLEGRYLTYYLSQAGVPLKSVYSNVTELLLAGVDTISSTLSWSLYELSRHPDIQNALRDEVQSVMKGRTIPDACDVAAMPLMKAVMKEILRLYPVIPANARVITDKDIKVGGYLIPRNTLITLCHYATSRDPKHFRDPDAFVPQRWLSRSEGSHPYASVPFGVGKRSCIGRRIAELEVYLALSRILIHFNVEPAKEGDTVHPMTRTLLVPDRPINLRFTER